One window of the Candidatus Jettenia sp. genome contains the following:
- a CDS encoding formate/nitrite transporter family protein — protein MLYTGNVDAIAAMSLKKSTALKHSLVGFLTLSVVAGFFIGFGVLLMVVAAAPVAALNPGIGKIVGGAVFPIALILVVIGGAELFTGYNLLILKGTFRGTVSLSDSMLGWFWTYVGNLGGSLIFALLIYMSGVFAPDPWHTFLNKVATYKCNAPWWELFFRGIFCNWLVCLGIWSCFRVTSDSAKIMMCWWVLFCFVTTGMEHSVANMTFLTIANLLPHDPAMISWGKMFGWNLVAVTLGNIVGGSFFVTFLYWFATAMDEKGARKLEALKATTGTQESLKPPKMEEEIKDIRVKTKQ, from the coding sequence ATGTTATATACTGGAAATGTAGATGCAATTGCGGCAATGTCTCTCAAGAAATCTACTGCATTGAAGCATAGTCTGGTAGGTTTCTTGACGCTTTCTGTAGTAGCTGGTTTTTTTATTGGATTTGGTGTCCTTCTTATGGTTGTTGCGGCTGCTCCTGTTGCAGCGTTAAATCCCGGAATCGGTAAAATAGTTGGAGGTGCAGTATTTCCTATCGCTTTGATATTAGTAGTTATTGGCGGAGCTGAGTTGTTTACCGGGTATAATTTACTGATACTGAAAGGTACTTTTAGAGGTACTGTATCACTTAGTGATTCAATGTTGGGCTGGTTTTGGACATATGTAGGTAACCTGGGTGGGTCACTGATTTTTGCGCTTTTAATTTATATGTCTGGTGTGTTTGCCCCTGATCCATGGCACACATTTTTGAACAAGGTTGCTACCTATAAGTGCAATGCGCCGTGGTGGGAATTGTTTTTCAGGGGTATTTTTTGTAACTGGCTTGTATGTTTAGGTATATGGAGTTGCTTTAGAGTTACCAGTGACAGCGCCAAGATAATGATGTGTTGGTGGGTTTTGTTTTGTTTTGTTACTACAGGCATGGAACACAGTGTAGCGAATATGACGTTTTTGACGATTGCGAATTTACTGCCTCACGATCCTGCGATGATTTCATGGGGTAAGATGTTTGGGTGGAATCTCGTTGCAGTTACCCTTGGGAATATCGTGGGTGGTAGTTTCTTCGTCACGTTCCTCTATTGGTTTGCCACTGCGATGGATGAAAAAGGGGCAAGGAAATTAGAGGCATTAAAGGCTACTACCGGAACTCAAGAATCATTAAAGCCACCAAAGATGGAAGAAGAGATTAAGGATATTAGGGTGAAGACGAAGCAATAA